In the genome of Raphanus sativus cultivar WK10039 chromosome 9, ASM80110v3, whole genome shotgun sequence, the window CTTATAATCGATCAATGATCCACCAATAAACATCTTTCAAATAACTAACCACAAATTTATGCTTTCATCTGGAACATGTCAAATCCAGATTCGACCAGTTCGGTGGACTTACGATCTCTCCTTGTGAACAGGGAAGAAAATCAGACATGCTTATTAAGAGCATTGAGACTTTCACAATATATCTCttattataaaaacattaatgaGAACCCTTATGACACCGCCAGAAACTTTCACAATTCATAGTTGAATTATGtatgatattaatatataaaggaaTTAATAATAGGAATTAGGCCACTAACAAAAATGTCCATTGGCTTCCCGACTCCAACCATAAATAAATActcaagaacaaaataaaaatgattgaaCTTCGTCCATGTTTTGTCGATGTAAAGAATGATGAAAAATGGTATAAAATCTACGTTAGTTTTGTAGAATTATTGTTACTTCAAAGGGGATGGGTTATGATGATGCGTGGTTTTTATTAGATTGATCAAATTGACGAAGACATCAATGTCACAAGCAATCCTCAAAGCCCCTTCGTATGAGTGTCCGAATTCTTCTTCTGACAACCTCAGTAGATCTTCAAACATTGGATGGTTTAACAAGTTAGCCTCAACCTCGAGCTTGCACTGACTCTCTTTATCCTTACCGACATAAACCCGAACTTTTCCTTCTTCTGGTAATGCCGATGTTCTTGAAGACGCAAAGTTCTTGGATCCGCCACATAGTAGCTTCTTCACCATGCCTCTCATTCTCTTCTGATGAAAATGGTATTCACTAAAATTCAGACTTTGGGTTTTCCTCTCTAAGATGATGTTAATTTGTGTGTTGTGTTTCGTAAGATAATATAATggatgtatataatatatatatatatatatatatatatgttgacaAGTGTTGTTGGGTTTACGTAGTGAACAAGAATAAGAAGAAGGGGAGAATGGTCGAACGTTTTAACGGAGAAGCTGCGGAGAATGGAAATGTATGTCGCACCGCTTTTAATAGACTAAACCGAACCATTGGTTTTGTACGTAGTGGCATAGACCCGCTTCCACAATTTCAACCTCGAATCATtagataaaaatacaaatgataaGAATTACTTCTTCACTCAATTTATAGTCAAATCAAGAAATTCCAAGAACAAAATATTAATGTCTGAACTCGTTCAATTGTGAATTTAGGTTCAACGGTTCGAACCAGACTAATTGATCTCTGCTGGTCCGACCGGAGTTGAGAATTAAAAGAAGAATCCAGCGGTTTGGCAGGTAGGAATGGAGGTGACTCGACGTGCTTCTTTTTGAtcatattattatcatttttaatacaGTCTCGGGAATGGGTTCACAGTTGTTGTATTATACTGTTATGCCAACTTGTTcgtacaaaatttaaaatatattgtaatatcaACCAACTggattatttattatattgatttattgttatattatttgtattgtaTTGTATCTAAATGATTGCACTCTGATTTACCATGAATTCGTTTAGTTTGCAAGTGAATTCTATTTAATCATGTCTTCTCGTCATTGGAGAAACAAGTAATTTCTATATTTAGTTTGTTGAGAAAAAGCTGTT includes:
- the LOC108826995 gene encoding auxin-responsive protein SAUR26, yielding MRGMVKKLLCGGSKNFASSRTSALPEEGKVRVYVGKDKESQCKLEVEANLLNHPMFEDLLRLSEEEFGHSYEGALRIACDIDVFVNLINLIKTTHHHNPSPLK